A genome region from Streptomyces pratensis includes the following:
- a CDS encoding tyrosine-protein phosphatase, translating into MQRRIAFDRLHNFRDLGGLGSADGRTVRRGLLYRSDSLGKLEGADWERFLALGVRTVIDLRYPWETAARGRVPAVERFTYLNLSIEHRPYDQAAIDPELDPWRHLADRYAEVAEDGAVELRQTLEAIAESAGPLVFHCASGKDRTGLVAALVLSLLGVDEDGVAEDFALTESATELLVADWAAAHGGRTPAWPGYGRAPEEVIRLFLAGLTAEHGSVHGYVTGRLGVTGATIDALRRRLLEG; encoded by the coding sequence ATACAGAGGCGCATCGCATTCGACAGGCTGCACAATTTCCGTGATCTGGGTGGCCTCGGGTCGGCGGACGGCCGCACGGTCCGCCGTGGACTGCTGTACCGCTCGGACTCGCTCGGCAAGCTGGAAGGCGCCGACTGGGAGCGCTTCCTCGCCCTCGGTGTCCGGACCGTCATCGATCTGCGCTATCCGTGGGAGACAGCGGCCAGGGGCCGGGTCCCCGCCGTCGAACGGTTCACCTACCTCAATCTGAGCATCGAGCACCGTCCGTACGACCAGGCGGCGATCGACCCGGAGCTCGACCCCTGGCGTCACCTCGCCGACCGGTACGCCGAGGTCGCCGAGGACGGTGCGGTCGAGCTGCGGCAGACACTGGAGGCCATCGCGGAGAGTGCGGGGCCCCTGGTCTTCCATTGCGCGTCCGGCAAGGACCGCACCGGTCTGGTGGCCGCGCTGGTGCTGTCCCTCCTCGGTGTCGACGAGGACGGCGTGGCCGAGGACTTCGCCCTCACGGAGTCGGCCACCGAGCTGCTCGTCGCCGACTGGGCGGCAGCGCACGGCGGCCGCACACCGGCCTGGCCCGGATACGGACGTGCACCCGAGGAGGTCATCCGGCTGTTCCTGGCCGGTCTGACGGCCGAGCACGGTTCGGTGCACGGATACGTCACCGGCCGGCTCGGGGTCACCGGGGCGACGATCGACGCGCTGCGCCGCCGGCTGCTCGAAGGCTGA
- a CDS encoding CDP-alcohol phosphatidyltransferase family protein, translating into MGSTGTTLRELRGAQKSSKGVSLYSRYVNRPAGRLLAAGAYRAGLTPNQVTSVSAVFTFVAIAGVALLEPSWWLGVAVYAGLAVGFAFDSADGQLARLTGRGGPDGEWLDHVVDCAKMILVHSAVLISFHRFGGLSDEGLLLLPLGFLFVAVLTFCAGLLREQLGKAAARDAPAATTATPPPVSRIRAVALLPADYGVFCLAFLLLGAPGAFRAGYALLAAVHALFLVAFLVKWFRELKALRAG; encoded by the coding sequence ATGGGAAGCACGGGTACGACGCTGCGAGAACTGCGCGGCGCACAGAAATCGTCCAAGGGTGTCTCGCTCTACTCACGGTACGTGAACCGGCCGGCCGGGCGCCTGCTCGCGGCGGGTGCCTACCGCGCCGGGCTGACTCCCAATCAAGTGACTTCGGTCAGCGCGGTCTTCACCTTCGTCGCGATCGCGGGTGTGGCGCTCCTGGAGCCTTCCTGGTGGCTCGGGGTGGCCGTCTACGCGGGTCTCGCCGTCGGCTTCGCCTTCGACTCGGCCGACGGGCAGCTGGCGCGTCTGACCGGGCGGGGCGGGCCGGACGGCGAGTGGCTCGACCACGTCGTGGACTGCGCGAAGATGATCCTGGTCCACAGTGCCGTGCTGATCTCGTTCCACCGGTTCGGCGGCCTGTCCGACGAGGGTCTGCTCCTGCTGCCGCTCGGCTTCCTGTTCGTCGCGGTGCTCACGTTCTGCGCGGGACTGCTCAGGGAGCAGCTCGGAAAGGCCGCAGCCCGGGACGCGCCGGCGGCCACCACCGCCACGCCGCCTCCGGTGTCCCGGATCAGGGCCGTGGCCCTGCTGCCCGCGGACTACGGGGTCTTCTGCCTGGCCTTCCTGCTGCTGGGCGCACCCGGGGCCTTCCGGGCCGGGTACGCCTTGCTCGCGGCCGTGCACGCCCTGTTCCTCGTGGCGTTCCTGGTCAAGTGGTTCAGGGAGCTGAAAGCGCTCCGGGCCGGGTGA
- a CDS encoding adenylyltransferase/cytidyltransferase family protein: MVQHRVGYAPGVYDLFHVGHLNILRHARSQCDYLVAGVVSDEMAALAKGHTPVIPLPERLEIVRSVRYVDAAFVETVPDKVETWQQVRFDVIFKGDDWRGTEKGQRLERDFAEVGVEVVYFPYTVHTSSTQLRRALDVLVTRPGALSAP, encoded by the coding sequence ATGGTGCAACACAGAGTCGGTTACGCGCCGGGGGTGTACGACCTGTTCCACGTAGGCCATCTGAACATCCTTCGGCACGCCCGCAGCCAGTGCGACTACCTGGTCGCGGGAGTGGTGTCGGACGAGATGGCCGCGCTGGCCAAGGGTCACACTCCGGTGATCCCGCTGCCCGAGCGGCTGGAGATCGTCCGCAGCGTGCGCTACGTGGACGCGGCGTTCGTGGAGACCGTTCCGGACAAGGTCGAGACCTGGCAGCAGGTCCGCTTCGACGTCATCTTCAAGGGCGACGACTGGCGGGGCACCGAGAAGGGACAGCGCCTGGAGCGGGACTTCGCCGAGGTCGGGGTGGAGGTCGTCTACTTCCCCTACACGGTGCACACGTCCAGCACCCAGCTGCGCCGGGCACTGGACGTACTCGTCACCCGGCCCGGAGCGCTTTCAGCTCCCTGA
- a CDS encoding glycosyltransferase — MVSTNYAPELTGIGPYATQLAEHWAACGARTDVLTGMPHYPAWRVDERYQGVWRREESREGVRVHRRRHYVPARQTALRRAAFEASVLVHGILAPPPGRPDAVISQMPSLAGGVIGARLARRHRVPHIPVVQDLMGAAAAQSGIRGGGGAAAVAARAERHALRGAALVGVIHESFVEGVTALGVDPERIRVVPNWTHVQSPSADRAATRARLGWAEDTTVLLHSGNMGLKQGLDVLTGLARLAPDIRVVLMGDGNQRDGLRERAAGLPNLDFLPPAGADDFTDVLAAADVLAVTQRASVLDMSVPSKLTSYFVSGRPVVASVAGEGGTADEVRRSGAGVLVEPEDPAALLAAVRRLTADPVAADALGAQGPRYVAQHLSREAGLARFDALLAEALGHARAGATRTGDTRGGASR, encoded by the coding sequence GTGGTCTCCACCAACTACGCCCCCGAGCTGACGGGCATCGGCCCGTACGCCACCCAGCTCGCCGAGCACTGGGCCGCGTGCGGGGCCAGGACCGACGTCCTGACCGGCATGCCGCACTACCCCGCCTGGCGCGTGGACGAGCGGTACCAGGGGGTGTGGCGCAGGGAGGAGAGCCGTGAAGGGGTGCGTGTGCACCGGCGACGGCACTATGTGCCGGCCCGTCAGACGGCTCTGCGGCGAGCGGCGTTCGAGGCCTCCGTGCTCGTCCACGGGATCCTCGCCCCTCCGCCGGGGCGCCCCGACGCGGTGATCTCCCAGATGCCGAGCCTCGCGGGCGGCGTGATCGGGGCCCGGCTGGCACGCCGCCACCGCGTGCCCCACATACCCGTCGTCCAGGACCTGATGGGCGCCGCCGCCGCGCAGAGCGGCATCCGTGGGGGAGGCGGAGCGGCGGCCGTGGCCGCGAGGGCCGAACGTCACGCGCTTCGCGGCGCGGCCCTCGTCGGCGTCATCCACGAGAGCTTCGTGGAGGGCGTCACCGCCCTCGGAGTGGATCCGGAACGCATCCGCGTGGTCCCCAACTGGACCCATGTACAGAGCCCTTCGGCCGACCGCGCGGCCACCCGCGCCCGGCTCGGCTGGGCCGAGGACACCACTGTGCTGCTGCACTCCGGGAACATGGGACTCAAGCAGGGGCTCGACGTCCTGACCGGCCTGGCGCGGCTGGCGCCGGACATCCGGGTCGTCCTGATGGGCGACGGCAACCAGCGCGACGGACTGCGTGAGCGGGCGGCCGGGCTGCCCAATCTCGACTTCCTCCCGCCGGCGGGCGCGGACGACTTCACCGATGTGCTCGCCGCCGCCGATGTGCTCGCGGTGACCCAGCGGGCCTCCGTGCTCGACATGAGCGTGCCGTCCAAGCTCACCTCGTACTTCGTCTCCGGGCGTCCCGTCGTCGCCTCCGTCGCCGGTGAGGGCGGTACGGCGGACGAGGTGCGCCGTTCCGGCGCGGGTGTCCTCGTGGAACCCGAGGACCCGGCGGCGCTCCTCGCCGCCGTGCGGCGCCTGACCGCCGATCCGGTGGCGGCGGACGCGCTGGGAGCTCAGGGTCCGCGGTACGTCGCACAGCACCTGAGCAGGGAGGCGGGCCTCGCCCGGTTCGACGCCCTGCTCGCCGAGGCGCTCGGGCACGCACGGGCCGGGGCCACGCGAACCGGCGACACACGAGGGGGAGCAAGCCGATGA
- a CDS encoding lipopolysaccharide biosynthesis protein, with protein MTHQIRPLDDQDEPALLRDQFRQLLRYRALLAGGVALGLLGGGFLALSGDDTYTATGEVQVRSATADPFATGASADKGINIGSERQTAVSDTVGELAAGTLLKKDDDVTARKLLAGLQVTNPPNTLTLRFSYTGATPEQARSRAEALANGYLAHRKARTEESIDNMANGYRAQLEPLEEKRDLLEDRTGVDAADDVSSARANIIVSISELSRKISELKALDTTPGYLNKKPVAPTEPAGAGLPLLLGLGAVVGLALGLLLSWVRLVFDPAVRSPRELVRSLGAPLLGTLPRERAAAGTLLAIGRSGSRLAEEYRAVAFRLAYDPSFAERRRLLVTAPRGDNTAAAAAAVNLAAAFAEMGRDVLLVEADLRTPSLARDLGPAAHEVRPPRWAAEEGDRTWPAGGRSNVDVPGSGAFALVTGTTADNVPRALTSASVGRIVAEADRPGAVVIVLAPPVLSYADAVALVDRVEGVMIVCDPREVHRSDLERIREIIGASGGSVVGALLHPGRGRLRRPERRPKSGRRRTGGGPGGPADAADAPEITGNPDETMGLRSVTLPGARR; from the coding sequence ATGACGCATCAGATCCGTCCCCTGGACGACCAGGACGAACCGGCGCTGCTGCGCGATCAGTTCCGCCAGCTCCTGCGCTACCGCGCGCTGCTCGCCGGGGGCGTGGCCCTAGGACTCCTCGGCGGAGGATTCCTCGCCCTGAGCGGCGACGACACGTACACGGCCACCGGTGAGGTGCAGGTGCGCTCCGCGACCGCCGATCCCTTCGCCACCGGAGCCTCCGCCGACAAGGGGATCAACATCGGGTCCGAACGGCAGACCGCGGTCAGCGACACCGTGGGCGAGCTGGCCGCCGGAACCCTGCTCAAGAAGGACGACGACGTCACCGCCCGGAAGCTGCTCGCCGGTCTCCAGGTCACCAACCCGCCCAACACCCTGACCCTCCGCTTCTCCTACACCGGTGCCACCCCTGAGCAGGCCCGGTCCCGCGCCGAAGCCCTCGCCAACGGCTACCTCGCGCACCGCAAGGCGCGCACCGAGGAGAGCATCGACAACATGGCGAACGGCTATCGCGCCCAGCTCGAACCGCTGGAGGAGAAGCGCGACCTGCTGGAGGACCGGACCGGAGTCGACGCCGCGGACGACGTCAGCAGTGCCCGGGCCAACATCATCGTCTCCATCTCCGAGCTGAGCCGGAAGATATCCGAGCTCAAGGCGCTGGACACCACCCCCGGTTACCTCAACAAGAAGCCCGTCGCCCCCACCGAGCCCGCCGGCGCGGGCCTGCCGTTGCTCCTGGGGCTCGGCGCGGTCGTCGGCCTCGCCCTCGGACTGCTGCTGTCCTGGGTGCGTCTGGTCTTCGACCCCGCCGTACGCTCGCCCCGGGAGCTCGTCCGCTCCCTCGGGGCCCCGCTGCTCGGCACCCTCCCCAGGGAACGGGCGGCCGCCGGCACCCTCCTCGCCATCGGCCGCAGCGGTTCGCGGCTCGCCGAGGAGTACCGCGCGGTCGCCTTCCGGCTCGCCTACGACCCGTCGTTCGCGGAGCGGCGCCGGCTCCTGGTCACCGCCCCGCGCGGGGACAACACGGCGGCGGCCGCCGCCGCGGTCAACCTGGCCGCCGCCTTCGCCGAGATGGGCCGCGACGTGCTGCTCGTGGAAGCCGATCTGCGCACCCCGTCCCTGGCCCGCGACCTGGGGCCGGCCGCCCACGAGGTCCGGCCGCCGCGCTGGGCCGCCGAGGAGGGCGACCGCACCTGGCCGGCAGGCGGCCGCTCCAACGTGGACGTGCCGGGCTCCGGGGCGTTCGCCCTGGTGACCGGGACCACGGCGGACAACGTGCCACGCGCCCTGACCTCCGCGTCCGTCGGGCGGATCGTCGCCGAGGCGGACCGCCCCGGCGCCGTGGTCATCGTCCTCGCCCCGCCCGTACTGTCGTACGCCGACGCGGTCGCCCTCGTCGACCGGGTCGAAGGGGTCATGATCGTCTGCGACCCGCGCGAGGTGCACCGCAGCGATCTGGAACGCATCCGCGAGATCATCGGGGCCTCCGGGGGATCCGTGGTCGGCGCCCTGCTCCATCCCGGCAGGGGGCGGCTGCGCCGTCCCGAACGCAGGCCGAAGTCCGGCCGGCGCCGCACCGGAGGCGGTCCCGGCGGCCCGGCCGACGCGGCCGACGCGCCTGAGATCACCGGAAACCCCGACGAGACCATGGGGCTGCGCTCCGTCACGCTCCCGGGGGCGCGCCGGTGA
- a CDS encoding glycosyltransferase yields MKVLHIVTLHTPDHAFGGPTRVALNLSKVQRADGDDARIMALGDGFEGELPGEVEGVPVHLFQARHLLPRFEVSGITSAALLRTARRMMRGADLVHVHLMRDLVTLPAALLALATRTPLVVQTHGMVDPTEKRVAQLTDLLGVRTVLRRADAVLHLTETERLDVNAVAAPVALTNTVRLVNGVRPQERKPAREPGRPPNVLFLARIQERKRPEDFVAAMPAVLARHPDARFVLAGPDTGALPGTLALARRLGVMDSLDHVGSLGHEEVLDAGRQADVYVLPSIEEPLGVSVLEAMSVGTPAVITRTCGLGPDVAEAGAGRVIDSRAGEDAENARKVADAILELLEPGAADRAGKAAWDLVNGHFTIEVVTRTLRQTYEDVVRRRA; encoded by the coding sequence GTGAAGGTCCTGCACATCGTCACCCTGCACACGCCTGATCACGCGTTCGGCGGCCCGACCCGGGTCGCGCTCAACCTCTCCAAGGTCCAGCGGGCGGACGGCGACGACGCCCGCATCATGGCGTTGGGGGACGGCTTCGAGGGCGAGCTGCCCGGTGAGGTCGAAGGAGTGCCCGTGCACCTCTTCCAGGCCCGCCACCTGCTCCCGAGGTTCGAGGTCAGCGGCATCACCTCCGCCGCGCTCCTGCGCACCGCGCGCCGCATGATGCGGGGCGCCGATCTCGTCCACGTCCACCTGATGCGCGACCTGGTGACCCTGCCGGCGGCACTGCTCGCCCTGGCCACCCGCACGCCGCTCGTCGTCCAGACGCACGGCATGGTCGACCCGACCGAGAAGCGGGTCGCCCAGCTCACCGACCTGCTGGGCGTCCGCACGGTCCTGCGCCGGGCCGACGCCGTGCTCCACCTCACCGAGACCGAGCGCCTCGACGTGAACGCGGTCGCCGCACCGGTCGCCCTCACCAACACCGTCCGGCTGGTCAACGGCGTCCGCCCGCAGGAGCGCAAGCCCGCCCGTGAGCCGGGCCGGCCGCCGAACGTGCTGTTCCTGGCACGCATCCAGGAGCGCAAGCGGCCGGAGGACTTCGTCGCCGCCATGCCCGCGGTCCTGGCCCGGCATCCCGACGCCCGCTTCGTCCTGGCGGGGCCGGACACCGGCGCCCTCCCCGGAACGCTCGCGCTCGCCCGCAGGCTGGGTGTCATGGACTCGCTGGACCACGTCGGGTCCCTCGGCCACGAGGAGGTGCTCGACGCCGGCCGGCAGGCAGACGTGTACGTCCTGCCGTCGATCGAGGAGCCGCTCGGCGTCTCGGTCCTGGAGGCCATGTCCGTCGGCACGCCCGCCGTGATCACCCGCACCTGCGGACTCGGCCCGGACGTCGCGGAGGCGGGAGCGGGCCGGGTGATCGACAGTAGGGCCGGCGAGGACGCTGAGAACGCACGCAAGGTCGCCGACGCGATCCTGGAGCTGCTGGAGCCCGGGGCCGCCGACCGTGCGGGCAAGGCCGCATGGGACCTGGTCAACGGGCACTTCACCATCGAGGTCGTCACCCGCACCCTCCGGCAGACCTACGAGGACGTGGTCCGCCGGAGGGCGTGA
- a CDS encoding glycosyltransferase family 2 protein → MSRLPIAVAIPTKNEGLNIAEAVKSVLGHFEAVVVVDSHSTDDTAKIAEECGAEVVTYTWDGGHPRKKQWCLENVRTDLDWILLLDGDERLSPGLLAELRRVFADADSPKPAAYDIPLGYWFSGKRLRHGYTIRKRSLTDRTRCHYPEVGDLAAPGIGEVEGHYQPVAATAGTLSNPIEHQDLDPVTAWFERHNRYSDWEAWLEHHPDVKEQVRKVKSRQGQLFHKAPFKPLVSFAYMYVYRRGFLDGRAGLDFALAMSFYRWQIALKSREGKTG, encoded by the coding sequence ATGAGCAGACTGCCGATCGCGGTGGCGATCCCCACGAAGAACGAGGGACTGAACATCGCCGAGGCGGTGAAGTCGGTCCTGGGCCACTTCGAGGCGGTCGTCGTGGTGGACTCCCACAGCACCGACGACACGGCGAAGATCGCCGAGGAGTGCGGGGCCGAGGTGGTCACGTACACCTGGGACGGAGGGCATCCGCGCAAGAAGCAGTGGTGCCTGGAGAACGTCCGGACGGATCTGGACTGGATCCTGCTGCTCGACGGTGACGAGCGGCTCAGTCCCGGGCTGCTGGCGGAGCTGCGGAGGGTATTCGCCGACGCGGACAGCCCGAAGCCGGCCGCGTACGACATCCCGCTGGGCTACTGGTTCTCGGGGAAGCGGCTGCGGCACGGCTACACGATCCGCAAGCGGTCCCTGACCGACCGGACCCGGTGCCACTACCCGGAGGTCGGCGACCTCGCGGCGCCGGGTATCGGGGAGGTCGAGGGGCACTACCAGCCGGTCGCGGCGACGGCCGGAACGCTGAGCAACCCCATCGAGCACCAGGACCTGGACCCGGTCACCGCCTGGTTCGAACGGCACAACCGCTACTCGGACTGGGAGGCGTGGCTCGAGCACCACCCCGATGTGAAGGAGCAGGTCCGGAAGGTGAAGTCCCGCCAGGGACAGCTCTTCCACAAAGCGCCGTTCAAGCCGCTGGTTTCCTTCGCCTACATGTACGTCTACCGGCGGGGGTTCCTCGACGGGCGTGCCGGCCTGGACTTCGCGCTCGCGATGAGCTTCTACCGCTGGCAGATAGCCCTGAAGTCGAGGGAGGGAAAGACCGGTTGA
- a CDS encoding LamG-like jellyroll fold domain-containing protein: MMNGSTGRRHGRSGRVRAASAALCLFAGALTATAAGASPAAALTPPVSITADDLTTWQTNGIVWSMAATDGVVYAGGTFSTIRPPEAAAGTSEEPAVNFAAFDAATGAPTGCSLSFTQSSGTATVRALALSPDGGTLYAGGQFGAVNGVGVSNIAAVDTATCTPRQDFKISVSATVRALDVTADTVYLAGDFNNVGGQTRNKFAAVTTGAGLLPWTANADEVARAVQVTPDGRHVALGGDFFTVNGTTSHALAVVDATTGALARSYPGFIPNTSTVQDLTTDATGLYTANEGTGGGVFDGRIAIDLDDYEQRWRDTCLGATQAVLVHSGVLYSGSHAHDCASMGGFADQPRKHLLAQSVDDPTLLPWFPDTNDGIGEPVGPRVMAQTDKGGHHYLWVGGEFTTVNGAGQQGLTRFADGPDTGAPWVPNVSLSTVTPGQIDVNWQTSFDTDDGELTYRIYKDGASTPVHTATGYSLFWDRPQLKWTDTDVAVGETHSYRITASDGTNTSAKSPAQSATVASSTQGYPARVLSDGASLYWRYDEGTSTFAADTTGGLNSGFLRNAPAYRQTPAAIAGDSTAIGFDGSSEYAYSNKRHSQPTRFSVETWIKTTTTRGGKIIGFGNLSMQNSTRFDKHVYMANDGRLVFGVHNGGRRTVTTAGKYNDGSWHHVVATQGTGGMRLYVDGQLRASNILYTGNEDYPGYWRVGGDSTGGWANSPTSYFFAGQIDETAVYPTALSATQVSAHYALRTGE; the protein is encoded by the coding sequence ATGATGAACGGAAGCACGGGGCGGAGACATGGGAGGAGCGGCCGTGTGCGGGCCGCGTCCGCCGCGCTCTGCCTGTTCGCCGGAGCACTGACCGCGACAGCGGCCGGGGCCTCCCCGGCGGCGGCGCTGACACCGCCGGTGTCCATCACGGCGGACGACCTCACCACCTGGCAGACCAACGGCATCGTCTGGTCCATGGCCGCGACGGACGGGGTCGTCTACGCCGGCGGCACCTTCTCCACGATCCGGCCGCCGGAAGCGGCGGCGGGCACCTCCGAGGAGCCCGCGGTCAACTTCGCCGCGTTCGACGCGGCGACGGGCGCGCCGACGGGGTGCAGCCTGTCGTTCACCCAGTCGTCGGGGACCGCCACCGTACGGGCGCTGGCCCTCTCGCCCGACGGCGGAACCCTCTACGCCGGCGGGCAGTTCGGTGCGGTGAACGGGGTGGGTGTCAGCAACATCGCGGCCGTCGACACAGCCACCTGCACTCCCCGCCAGGACTTCAAGATCTCCGTCTCGGCGACGGTACGGGCCCTGGACGTCACCGCGGACACCGTCTACCTGGCCGGTGACTTCAACAACGTGGGCGGCCAGACGCGGAACAAGTTCGCCGCGGTCACCACGGGCGCCGGCCTGCTGCCGTGGACGGCCAACGCGGACGAGGTGGCCCGGGCGGTCCAGGTGACACCCGACGGGCGGCACGTGGCCCTCGGCGGTGACTTCTTCACCGTCAACGGCACCACCTCGCACGCCCTGGCAGTCGTCGACGCCACCACGGGCGCGCTCGCCAGGAGCTACCCGGGTTTCATCCCGAACACCTCGACGGTGCAGGACCTCACGACGGACGCGACCGGGCTGTACACCGCCAACGAGGGTACCGGCGGAGGGGTGTTCGACGGCCGGATCGCCATCGATCTCGACGACTACGAGCAGCGCTGGCGGGACACCTGCCTGGGCGCCACCCAGGCGGTCCTGGTCCACTCGGGTGTGCTGTACAGCGGGAGTCACGCCCACGACTGCGCCAGCATGGGCGGGTTCGCCGACCAGCCGCGCAAGCACCTGCTGGCCCAGTCCGTCGACGACCCGACGCTGCTGCCATGGTTCCCGGACACCAACGACGGGATCGGTGAGCCCGTCGGGCCCCGGGTGATGGCACAGACCGACAAGGGGGGCCACCACTACCTCTGGGTCGGCGGGGAGTTCACCACCGTCAACGGGGCCGGACAACAGGGGCTGACCCGCTTCGCGGACGGACCGGACACGGGGGCGCCCTGGGTGCCGAACGTCAGTCTCTCCACGGTCACCCCGGGGCAGATCGACGTCAACTGGCAGACCAGCTTCGACACCGACGACGGGGAGCTGACCTACCGGATCTACAAGGACGGCGCGAGCACGCCCGTACACACCGCCACGGGTTACTCCCTCTTCTGGGACCGCCCGCAGCTGAAGTGGACGGACACCGACGTGGCGGTGGGCGAGACGCACTCGTACCGCATCACGGCGAGCGACGGCACCAACACCAGCGCCAAGTCACCGGCACAGTCGGCGACCGTCGCCTCGTCGACCCAGGGTTACCCGGCGCGGGTGCTGTCCGACGGCGCCTCGCTCTACTGGCGCTACGACGAGGGCACATCCACCTTCGCGGCGGACACCACAGGGGGCTTGAACAGCGGCTTCCTGCGCAACGCGCCCGCCTACCGGCAGACCCCGGCGGCGATCGCGGGCGATTCGACCGCCATCGGCTTCGACGGTTCGAGCGAGTACGCGTACAGCAACAAGCGCCACTCGCAGCCCACCCGCTTCTCGGTGGAGACCTGGATCAAGACCACCACCACGCGGGGCGGCAAGATCATCGGATTCGGCAATCTGAGCATGCAGAACAGCACCCGCTTCGACAAGCACGTGTACATGGCCAACGACGGACGGCTGGTCTTCGGCGTCCACAACGGCGGCCGCCGCACGGTGACCACGGCCGGGAAGTACAACGACGGCAGCTGGCACCACGTCGTCGCCACCCAGGGCACCGGCGGCATGAGGCTGTACGTCGACGGGCAGCTGCGCGCGTCGAACATCCTCTACACCGGCAACGAGGACTACCCGGGCTACTGGCGGGTCGGCGGAGACAGCACGGGCGGCTGGGCCAACAGCCCGACCAGCTATTTCTTCGCCGGTCAGATCGACGAGACCGCCGTGTACCCGACCGCACTGAGCGCCACCCAGGTAAGCGCGCACTACGCCCTGAGGACGGGTGAATGA